DNA from Paraburkholderia sp. ZP32-5:
TTGCCGACGAGCCCGCCGCCGATCACGGCGGCATCAAAGGTCTGGTGATGTGCGTTCATGCGCGCATTATAGCCGCGGGGGGTGCGAGGGACGGACCAGACGGGAGCGGGGTTTGGGCTTGGTGCAGGGCTTGCGGGTGGGGCTGGAATGCGGCGTCGCGTACGGCGCCGGAGCCCGATTCGGAAGTGTGACGAAGAGACCTATGGTCAGGCACTGGACTCCCGTGGGGAGTGGCCTTGTCGCCCGGTATTACGAAGTTCCGCGATGAAGCGCGACCGCGAAGGGTGGATCTAAGTTTCGCGGTCAGCACCGCGTCAGTGCGCCGCGCTGCTCGCGGCGAGCGCCGCATTCGCCTCACGCATGCGCATGAAATCGCGATCGGAAGACAGGATGCGCCACGCCGCCGCTTCGAGCTGCGCCTTGCGATCGCGTTGGTCGCCGCGCACCGCGCAGTCGGGGAACACACGGTCGAATACCTGCCACAGAGAATCGAAATCATTCCTGTCGGCGAACTGCGCGATGTTCGCCCGATCCTCTTTGGAAAGGCGGTTCGTCAGGCAATCGATTGTCTGCCGGTCTGTCGTGGCCTGGGCTTCGTCGAAATTCGGCGCAATCCACGTGACGACCACGCCTACCACGAGTGCGACGGCAACGCCCGCCCCAATCCATCGAATCACTCTCACACCTGTCTCCCCGAAATTAGCTCTGGCGGCCTTGGTCTGACGATTCTACAGTGCCTGCGCGGAAATGCACCCCGCTGCGCCAGACGGTCCGCCGGGGCGGACGGGTTACAATTGCGCTTTCCGTGAAAACTCGCACTCAATCGTCGAGCCAACGCCCCGATCCGGTGCTTGTCCGCTCCGCTGAGCCTGCCCTGGCGCCCCCCGCGCGAAGGCCTTTCCGAATCCGCGCGCAGCGTCGAGCGCATCACGCAACTTACTGATTCACTGAAGGATTTCCATGAGCCTCAAATGCGGCATCGTCGGCTTGCCCAACGTCGGCAAGTCCACCCTGTTCAACGCGCTGACGAAGGCGGGCATCGCCGCCGAAAACTATCCGTTCTGCACGATCGAGCCGAACGTCGGCATCGTCGAAGTGCCGGATGCGCGTCTGAAGGCGCTCGCCGAAATCGTCAAGCCCGAACGCATCATGCCGGCAGTGGTGGAATTCGTCGACATCGCCGGTCTCGTGGCCGGCGCGAGCAAGGGTGAAGGCCTCGGCAACCAGTTCCTCGCGAACATCCGCGAAACCGATGCGATCACGCACGTCGTGCGCTGCTTCGAAGACGAGAACGTGATTCACGTCGCGAACAAGGTCGATCCGCTGTCGGACATCGAAGTGATCAACACCGAGCTCGCGCTCGCCGACCTCGCGACCGTCGAAAAAGCCCTCTCGCGCTATTCGAAAGCCGCCAAGTCGGGCAACGACAAGGAAGCGGCAAAGAACGCCGCGGTGCTGGAAAAGGTCCGCGCGCAGCTCGACCAGGCCAAGCCGGTCCGCGCGCTCGATCTGACCGATGAAGAACAGGCCACGCTGAAGCCGTTCTGCCTGATCACCGCGAAGCCGACGATGTATGTCGCCAACGTGAAGGAAAACGGTTTCGAGAACAACCCGCATCTCGACGCGGTCACGAAGCTCGCGGCGGCCGAAGGCGCGCCGGTGGTGGCCGTATGCGCTGCGGTCGAAGCGGAAATCGCC
Protein-coding regions in this window:
- the ychF gene encoding redox-regulated ATPase YchF → MSLKCGIVGLPNVGKSTLFNALTKAGIAAENYPFCTIEPNVGIVEVPDARLKALAEIVKPERIMPAVVEFVDIAGLVAGASKGEGLGNQFLANIRETDAITHVVRCFEDENVIHVANKVDPLSDIEVINTELALADLATVEKALSRYSKAAKSGNDKEAAKNAAVLEKVRAQLDQAKPVRALDLTDEEQATLKPFCLITAKPTMYVANVKENGFENNPHLDAVTKLAAAEGAPVVAVCAAVEAEIADLDEADMEVFLADMGMDEPGLNRVIRAGFKLLGLQTYFTAGVKEVRAWTIHIGDTAPKAAGAIHTDFERGFIRAQTISFDDYVAYKGEQGAKEAGKMRAEGKEYVVHDGDVMNFLFNV